In one Culex quinquefasciatus strain JHB chromosome 2, VPISU_Cqui_1.0_pri_paternal, whole genome shotgun sequence genomic region, the following are encoded:
- the LOC6038084 gene encoding histone acetyltransferase KAT7 isoform X2, with translation MPPRKKSTSSTESSSGSSSDSSSSDSSSSGSDSGSSSSESDSSSSQETTTARTSNTNSSANTPKTNEKVVRRRSSEMANNASGAASKTSVSSGTVKEVDKASATAKVIAQKQQKLSKSSVSSSDEDSSPESKPVVQKKVQQAEAAKKKAQEKQPAQQAPVAPPITGGKVPPSVIKQQQQAHHHQQQSQPKSAPITKGAAKSAGVGAKEPPKITPPIAKKGGGPNPAASSAPSTKAKKKSIFSPVNSSESEDEKEKQPQKDRRPSAGGATASVAPMSSATEGKATAGGKVATAQKSGKESTAATGKETSMESAASQQQQNQQRGRGRPRKTPATGGSTGSSSTSTSTTTTTTTTSTTGPVTKPVALVKPHVVSSTPATGSKSSSTTSSTQRQTSTQSAQKPPEEDISSATSTSTDSSSGSGSSDSDSDSSEDSTPSNSANTAATSAAAQELKKSNANMKRPLERTPQKGSGDGKDGGGSDSEGEGTKQTRKLTRSSSTRKSKHLLGKNASETESDGDSVKRSASKSPVKKAPIVPTKGKAKNSSKKKDAVVKELMQVEEPEPVENRCPLVACDTLGHLGGQFERHYTLEACPMFHNMSSQHTKDALQERKRREEERKKCTPVYEGSKKIQTPDQKAYLQKIRDIRLKFKPNPPPMEKPRPMSERDENEIDLEPKLEGIVPDYDLQLFREAQAAASECMENELRELVTGKGTRFISMGRHIMQVWYQSPYPDDVARLPKLYLCEFCLRYQKSEVGMKRHAAKCVWRHPPGDEIYRKGKLGVWQVDGKRHKQYCQHLCLLAKFFLDHKTLYYDVEPFLFYVMTLADSDGCHTVGYFSKEKNSFLNYNVSCILTLPPYQRKGYGRLLIDFSKHDRHTDAIYYQVKI, from the exons atgcCGCCAAGAAAAAAG TCAACGAGCAGCACGGAATCGAGCAGCGGAAGCTCTTCGGATTCCAGTTCCAGTGATAGCAGCTCAAGCGGAAGCGATTCTGGAAGTTCCAGCAGTGAGAGCGACTCATCCAGCTCGCAAGAAACGACTACGGCAAGAACTAGCAACACCAACTCCAGCGCCAATA CTCCCAAAACCAATGAAAAGGTTGTTCGCCGTCGCAGCTCGGAAATGGCCAACAATGCATCCGGAGCCGCATCCAAAACATCAGTCTCATCCGGAACCGTCAAGGAGGTGGACAAGGCCAGCGCAACCGCCAAAGTGATCGCCCAAAAGCAGCAGAAACTCTCGAAAAGTTCCGTTTCCTCCAGCGATGAAGATTCCTCGCCGGAAAGCAAACCGGTCGTCCAGAAGAAGGTTCAGCAAGCGGAAGCCGCCAAAAAGAAGGCCCAGGAAAAGCAACCTGCCCAACAAGCACCGGTCGCTCCCCCAATAACCGGCGGAAAGGTCCCTCCCTCCGTGATCAAACAGCAACAGCAAGCTCACCATCACCAGCAGCAATCTCAACCGAAATCCGCCCCTATTACCAAGGGAGCGGCCAAATCCGCCGGCGTTGGCGCCAAAGAACCGCCCAAAATTACCCCTCCGATAGCGAAAAAGGGTGGCGGTCCAAATCCTGCGGCCTCTTCAGCACCGTCAACAAAGGCGAAGAAAAAGAGCATTTTTTCGCCGGTCAATTCTTCCGAGTCGGAAGATGAGAAGGAAAAGCAACCGCAGAAGGACCGGAGGCCATCGGCCGGAGGAGCCACGGCCAGTGTGGCGCCGATGAGTTCTGCGACGGAGGGAAAGGCAACGGCGGGAGGAAAGGTTGCGACCGCGCAGAAATCTGGCAAGGAATCTACCGCTGCGACTGGGAAGGAGACGAGCATGGAAAGTGCCGCAAGTCAGCAGCAACAGAATCAACAGAGGG GTCGTGGTCGCCCTCGCAAAACCCCTGCTACTGGTGGCAGTACCGGAAGCAGCAGCACTAGCACCAGCACAACTACCACCACCACGACTACGAGCACAACCGGTCCGGTTACCAAACCAGTAGCCCTGGTCAAACCGCACGTGGTGTCATCCACCCCTGCAACTGGTTCCAAATCAAGCTCTACAACCTCATCAACCCAACGCCAAACTTCCACTCAATCGGCACAAAAACCGCCGGAAGAGGACATTTCTTCCGCCACCTCCACTTCGACGGATTCCTCTTCCGGATCCGGCTCTTCGGACAGCGATTCCGATTCCTCAGAAGACTCGACTCCATCGAACTCGGCCAACACGGCCGCGACGTCCGCAGCCGCACAAGAGCTCAAGAAGAGCAACGCCAACATGAAGCGTCCGCTGGAGAGGACTCCGCAGAAAGGGAGCGGAGACGGGAAGGACGGTGGCGGAAGTGACAGTGAGGGCGAAGGGACGAAGCAGACGCGCAAGTTGACGAGGTCGTCGAGTACGCGCAAGTCGAAGCATCTGCTGGGGAAGAATGCTTCGGAGACGGAATCGGACGGGGACAGTGTGAAGAGGTCGGCGTCCAAGAGTCCGGTGAAGAAGGCGCCGATTGTGCCGACCAAGGGCAAGGCGAAGAACAGTAGCAAGAAGAAGGACGCTGTGGTGAAGGAGTTGATGCAG GTCGAAGAACCCGAACCGGTGGAAAACCGCTGCCCTCTCGTAGCCTGCGACACGCTAGGCCACCTCGGTGGTCAGTTCGAGCGGCACTACACGCTGGAAGCGTGCCCAATGTTCCACAACATGTCCTCCCAGCACACCAAGGATGCCCTCCAGGAGCGCAAACGTCGCGAAGAGGAACGCAAAAAGTGCACCCCGGTCTACGAGGGCTCCAAGAAGATCCAAACGCCGGACCAGAAGGCCTACCTCCAGAAGATCCGAGACATCCGGCTTAAGTTCAAACCGAACCCACCCCCGATGGAGAAGCCCCGACCCATGTCCGAGCGGGACGAGAATGAAATCGATTTGGAACCCAAGCTGGAGGGAATCGTCCCCGACTACGATCTGCAGCTGTTCCGGGAGGCGCAAGCCGCCGCCAGCGAGTGCATGGAGAACGAACTGCGCGAGTTGGTCACGGGCAAGGGAACGCGGTTCATCTCGATGGGACGGCACATCATGCAGGTCTGGTACCAGAGTCCGTACCCGGACGATGTGGCCCGGCTGCCGAAGCTGTACCTGTGCGAGTTTTGTTTGCGGTACCAAAAGTCCGAGGTCGGCATGAAGCGGCACGCGGCCAAGTGCGTGTGGCGGCACCCGCCGGGCGATGAG ATCTACCGGAAGGGTAAGCTGGGTGTGTGGCAGGTGGACGGGAAGCGGCACAAGCAGTACTGTCAGCATCTGTGCCTGCTGGCCAAGTTCTTCCTAGACCATAAGACGCTGTACTACGACGTGGAGCCGTTTCTGTTCTACGTGATGACGTTGGCGGATAGCGACGGGTGCCACACGGTGGGGTACTTCAGCAAG